In Massilistercora timonensis, the following are encoded in one genomic region:
- a CDS encoding DUF134 domain-containing protein encodes MPRPRKCRRVCFLPRICEFSPVSDSFTHNPVILTVDEYETIRLIDKEGASQEECSAYMGVARTTVQQIYASARQKIALALVDGRPLKIEGGDYRLCDGTGKSSRCSGCHRHRQYRENFYQEVKDMKIAVTYENGEVFQHFGHTEQFKIYTVEDQKIADSTIVDTNGSGHGALAGFLAEHGVNTLICGGIGGGARTALSEAGIQLYPGVSGSADQAVEALLQGTLTFDPDTTCNHHGEHHHGDHEHSCGSHGCGEHSCGH; translated from the coding sequence TTGCCAAGACCACGAAAATGCAGAAGGGTCTGTTTTCTGCCCCGCATATGCGAATTTTCGCCTGTTTCAGACAGCTTCACCCACAATCCGGTGATTTTGACTGTTGACGAATATGAAACGATCCGGCTGATCGACAAGGAAGGCGCTTCTCAGGAGGAATGCAGCGCTTACATGGGGGTGGCACGGACCACTGTCCAGCAGATCTACGCTTCTGCCCGGCAGAAGATCGCTTTGGCCCTGGTGGACGGCCGGCCTCTGAAGATCGAAGGCGGAGACTACCGTCTCTGCGACGGTACAGGAAAAAGCAGCCGTTGCAGCGGCTGTCATCGGCACAGACAATATCGGGAAAATTTTTATCAGGAGGTAAAAGATATGAAAATTGCAGTAACTTATGAAAACGGAGAAGTGTTCCAGCATTTTGGACACACAGAACAGTTTAAGATCTATACCGTCGAAGATCAGAAGATCGCAGACTCCACGATCGTGGATACCAACGGAAGCGGCCACGGTGCATTGGCAGGGTTTCTGGCGGAACACGGTGTTAACACCCTGATCTGCGGCGGCATCGGCGGTGGCGCGCGCACAGCCCTTTCCGAAGCAGGCATTCAGCTCTACCCCGGTGTCTCCGGTTCTGCTGATCAGGCAGTAGAAGCACTTCTTCAGGGAACCCTTACCTTTGACCCGGACACCACCTGCAATCACCACGGCGAGCATCATCACGGGGATCATGAACATTCTTGCGGAAGCCATGGATGCGGGGAACATTCCTGCGGACATTAA
- a CDS encoding J domain-containing protein — protein sequence MTDPYRILGVSPSASDDEVKKAYRNLSRKYHPDANINNPNKDQAEARFKEVQQAYQQIMHEREYGSSGSGGGSNYDYGPFGDYGPFRGFAGQYRQAGGSSAQTEDELHMQAAANFINSGHYQEALNLLNGIKPRNAQWYFYSAAANSGVGNNVIALQYAQEALRRDPGNLQYQMLVRQLESGGMWYEQRQGPYQTTFYGGSSWCMKLCIANIVCNLCCGGGLCCGNPYGGRYI from the coding sequence ATGACTGATCCATATCGCATCCTGGGGGTGTCCCCAAGCGCTTCCGACGACGAGGTCAAGAAAGCTTACCGGAACTTAAGCCGCAAATATCACCCGGATGCCAACATCAACAATCCCAACAAAGACCAGGCGGAAGCCCGCTTTAAGGAGGTTCAGCAGGCCTACCAGCAGATCATGCATGAGCGGGAGTACGGCTCTTCCGGAAGCGGAGGCGGCTCCAACTATGATTACGGCCCCTTCGGAGATTACGGTCCCTTCCGTGGTTTCGCCGGACAGTACCGCCAGGCCGGGGGCAGTTCCGCCCAGACGGAAGATGAGCTTCATATGCAGGCCGCGGCCAACTTCATCAACAGCGGCCACTATCAGGAGGCCTTAAATCTCCTGAACGGCATCAAGCCCCGAAACGCTCAGTGGTATTTCTACAGCGCCGCGGCAAATTCCGGGGTGGGCAACAACGTGATCGCCCTGCAGTACGCCCAGGAGGCGCTGCGCCGGGATCCCGGCAACCTGCAGTATCAGATGCTGGTCCGCCAGCTGGAGAGCGGCGGCATGTGGTACGAGCAGCGCCAGGGCCCCTATCAGACCACATTTTACGGCGGGAGCAGCTGGTGCATGAAGCTTTGCATCGCCAACATCGTCTGCAACCTGTGCTGCGGCGGCGGACTGTGCTGCGGCAACCCCTACGGGGGAAGATACATATAG
- a CDS encoding DMT family transporter translates to MERRQGAGHLAAIFTVVVWGITFISTKILLADFEPVEILLLRFVLGFGALLLVYPHRMQGTDRRQELTFAAAGLCGVCLYYLLENIALTFTLASNVGVIVSVSPFFTALFTRFFGDKEPLKGRFFVGFAAAMAGIGLISFWGSPVQVNPAGDLLSLGAAVMWGCYSVLTRKISGFGYTTVQTTRQVFAYGIAFMLPTLFFLDFRVDVARFSEPENVLNILFLGVGASAICFVTWNFAVKVLGAVKTSVYIYLIPVVTVITSVLVLHEKISGPGWAGILLTLAGLALSEYRGKS, encoded by the coding sequence ATGGAGCGAAGACAGGGGGCAGGCCATCTGGCAGCTATATTTACGGTGGTGGTGTGGGGGATCACTTTTATCTCTACGAAGATCCTGCTGGCAGATTTTGAGCCGGTGGAGATTTTGCTGCTCCGGTTTGTACTTGGCTTTGGGGCGCTGCTGCTGGTTTATCCTCATCGGATGCAGGGAACAGACCGGCGCCAGGAGCTTACTTTCGCCGCAGCGGGCCTTTGCGGCGTCTGTCTTTATTATCTTCTGGAAAACATCGCGCTTACCTTTACCCTTGCCTCCAATGTGGGAGTGATCGTCTCGGTATCGCCGTTTTTCACAGCGCTTTTCACCCGTTTTTTTGGAGATAAGGAACCGTTGAAGGGCCGCTTTTTCGTGGGTTTTGCGGCGGCGATGGCAGGAATCGGGCTGATCAGCTTCTGGGGGTCGCCGGTGCAGGTCAATCCTGCAGGCGATCTTCTGTCGCTGGGAGCGGCGGTGATGTGGGGATGTTATTCCGTATTGACGCGCAAGATCAGCGGTTTTGGTTACACTACCGTTCAGACGACCAGGCAGGTATTTGCCTATGGGATCGCATTTATGCTGCCCACCCTTTTCTTCCTGGATTTCCGGGTTGATGTTGCCCGGTTTTCAGAGCCGGAAAATGTGCTGAATATTCTGTTCCTGGGCGTAGGGGCCTCCGCGATCTGCTTTGTGACATGGAATTTTGCCGTGAAAGTTCTGGGGGCGGTTAAGACAAGCGTATACATCTATCTGATCCCTGTGGTCACAGTGATCACTTCTGTACTGGTGCTTCATGAGAAGATCTCCGGGCCGGGATGGGCAGGAATCCTGCTTACACTGGCAGGACTTGCTCTCTCGGAATACCGGGGGAAATCCTAA
- the bilS gene encoding flavodoxin family protein BilS, whose amino-acid sequence MLEYLVLYDSESGNTKKIAAAIFSRLPGNSKDLIDINTDKTIPEARVYFIGFCVHRGTCSLRVSDFLGDLSGKAIALFGTCGMGDSPEYYKRIEQSVSAWIESDNQYLGSFICQGRMPQKVRQKYEAMRNEENAKQMDYFIHNFDQALPHPDSLDEEHARVFVDNILKKI is encoded by the coding sequence ATGTTAGAATATCTGGTACTCTACGACAGCGAATCCGGCAATACCAAGAAGATCGCGGCAGCCATCTTCTCCCGGCTCCCCGGCAATTCCAAGGACCTGATCGACATCAATACAGACAAGACCATTCCCGAGGCCCGGGTTTATTTCATCGGCTTCTGCGTCCACCGGGGCACCTGCAGCCTCAGGGTCAGCGATTTCCTGGGAGACTTAAGCGGCAAGGCCATCGCCCTTTTTGGCACCTGCGGCATGGGCGATTCCCCGGAATACTATAAGCGGATCGAACAGAGCGTCAGCGCCTGGATCGAAAGCGACAACCAGTACCTGGGCTCCTTCATCTGCCAGGGCCGGATGCCCCAGAAGGTGCGGCAGAAATACGAGGCCATGCGCAATGAAGAAAACGCGAAACAGATGGATTATTTCATCCATAATTTCGACCAGGCGCTGCCCCATCCCGACAGCCTGGATGAAGAGCACGCCCGCGTATTTGTAGACAATATCCTTAAAAAAATTTAA